From Rhipicephalus sanguineus isolate Rsan-2018 unplaced genomic scaffold, BIME_Rsan_1.4 Seq4301, whole genome shotgun sequence, one genomic window encodes:
- the LOC119377293 gene encoding LOW QUALITY PROTEIN: putative nuclease HARBI1 (The sequence of the model RefSeq protein was modified relative to this genomic sequence to represent the inferred CDS: substituted 1 base at 1 genomic stop codon): protein MSSILHVCDSDMKILSIDPRFAGSCHDGHVWRNSGLRRRFMSGRIVVRDGEFLLGDSAYPLEPWLLTPVPGHPDEDTPXGVYNKEHAALRSTVERCIGLLKSRFRCLQRYRALHYGPRKAGTIVAACASLHNLCLEEPEDSDGDEEDDEPAAHTSRTVAPPRRRALYLRGRATRARQIAQLNISRSVHLQRIQRALLRARRH from the exons ATGTCATCCATTTTGCATGTTTGCGACTCGgacatgaaaatcctgtccaTTGACCCGCGTTTCGCGGGCTCATGCCACGACGGGCACGTGTGGCGGAATTCTGGGCTCCGCAGACGCTTCATGTCCGGTCGCATTGTTGTGCGGGACGGAGAGTTCCTGCTCG GCGACAGTGCTTACCCCCTTGAGCCGTGGCTTCTAACGCCGGTTCCTGGGCACCCGGATGAGGACACACCCTAGGGTGTGTACAACAAGGAGCACGCGGCCCTGCGGTCAACAGTGGAGCGCTGCATCGGCCTCCTCAAAAGCCGGTTCCGCTGCCTGCAGCGCTATCGGGCCCTCCATTACGGCCCCAGGAAAGCAGGGACGATTGTGGCAGCATGTGCTTCACTGCACAATCTCTGCTTGGAAGAGCCTGAGGACAGTGACGGGGACGAGGAGGacgatgaaccagcagcacacacCTCAAGGACAGTAGCTCCTCCTCGGAGGCGGGCACTGTACTTGCGCGGAAGGGCAACACGCGCAAGGCAAATCGCGCAGCTGAACATCTCGCGCAGTGTGCATCTGCAGCGAATACAGAGAGCTCTTTTGCGTGCACGGCGACACTAG
- the LOC125756121 gene encoding putative nuclease HARBI1, with product MNPALIAWFAARQRARPNPDQWRNPFDMPEERFRRHFRMSKNTVRLLCSQMAHLLEHRTAGGLSVEDQVLCALRFFATGSFQSSVGSEATIRMSQSSVSRCIARVAQAIVDVGKLRGWVAFPRTAFERAAVKQGFLQHGRLGGVIGCVDGTFIAIAAPRLPPAQKASFWCRKGYYALNTMVHCINANVYR from the exons ATGAACCCCGCGTTGATCGCGTGGTTTGCCGCGCGCCAGCGTGCCCGCCCCAACCCTGACCAGTGGCGTAACCCCTTCGACATGCCGGAAGAACGTTTTAGGCGGCATTTCCGAATGTCGAAGAACACCGTGCGGCTTTTGTGCAGCCAGATGGCCCACCTGCTAGAGCACCGCACTGCTGGAGGCCTGAGTGTTGAGGATCAAGTTCTCTGCGCACTCAGGTTCTTCGCCACTGGGAGCTTTCAGTCGTCAGTCGGCAGCGAGGCGACCATAAGGATGTCTCAGTCTTCAGTCAGCAGGTGCATTGCACGGGTTGCGCAGGCCATTGTTGACGTAGGGAAGCTACGAGGATGGGTGGCGTTCCCACGCACCGCCTTTGAACGAGCAGCCGTCAAGCAAGGCTTCTTGCAGCACGGCAGGCTCGGCGGTGTGATCGGTTGCGTGGATGGCACGTTTATCGCCATCGCTGCCCCGCGCCTCCCTCCTGCGCAGAAGGCATCGTTTTGGTGCAGAAAGGGATATTACGCCCTCAACACCATGGTG CATTGTATCAATGCAAATGTGTACCGCTAA